In the genome of Amphiura filiformis chromosome 11, Afil_fr2py, whole genome shotgun sequence, the window atttgaattgtagtttttggagaaatacaactctgtaggcatggcagttgagcttaTAAAGTGCTATCTTGCAATAAGAAACTTTAAAGTGTTcaatgtaattgtagttattgcacaaaaatattcttctgatgtacgtaatttggttcacacctttataaggtgcataccttAATTAAAGTACAACCAAATTATTATGATatagcatatacatgtattacagtacctaaatgtgatgacacatacacagcctataatttttatatcaaatattataatttatttacaacaacttaacataaagcttatatcagttaattgacacattagctgatgattagtaatttaattgacattaatttactgtcaaaatcatgtatgatttactagaaaagatataaactaaaacattcaaatgtgtcatatattaggtacatgtataaagactgcatcaatatacaaatcatttcatacaaattttcctacctgctttataattcctacagcatgttccagattaattagtaaataTCTTGcaatatcttacatgtaaatccatacattttggaccacaaataacttgaatattctgcacaaatatattccaactgccaacagctagctgctccattttgaattcatttgtgacctttgaccatatacccaccacaatgcattcttaaggatgctttatgctattttcaaggtcaaattaaaagcggataaccaccgggtaactcctgcaaagaatctatgtttctgggaaccttcttggtaactcatttgaaatatatgagtttttgggagacttccggatgtctacccgaaaactttttgATAACTTAATTAGgcatccgcaaggtatccgctagcgggcactttcggataactctggaaaaggtacccgaaaggtttctgatgaccaccgcgaccgaatggtcatcgggtggtcaccgggaaacttttctttttgctatgggttaTGGTGTCAGATGATTGAGGATGATTttcttgtcaaaaatgtcaaaatatccaCTATTCAATATGCAGAGTCCCGACATGGTTCCAATCACAAGTTAAGTACCAATATTTACTCCTTTTTAAGTTGTTTCTTGTccctaaataaaatataaataaataaataaaatataaataaataaataaataaataaaatataaataaataaataaataaataaataaaatataaataaataaataaataaaatataaataaataaataataaataaacaaattaactcTGAGGGCTGTCTACTGGcctgtgaaaaataaataaatattgaattGGTTAGTTAATTACTTGAATAGGTAATTCATTAATTATTAAATAACACATTTAcccatgtatgtatgtgtgttatGATTTATGGTAAAATTGGTTTTGGATTTggtaaataaaaataatgaataaataaatatacaacaAGAGTAAACTTGGATGAAACCATCACTCATGCACTacagataaagtgctcaactaaaaaggagcagaaatatatttaaatgtagtgAATCTTGGTATTTAAACCATACCCAAGATTCACtacatttaaatataaataaatattgatataaataaataaaaatgaataataaattaattagttaataattaattataaattatagATTAACTAATTTATTAATATAGTCTACCCAATTATTTATGTGTCGTGATTTGAGGTAAATTGAACGAGTTACGGTCAACATACGTGGTAAAATAAGTATTAAACTATATAGATATGTCTATGTGTTAGATTTCATTTTGCATCGCACTTAacgacaaaatattttttcatcatctCTCTAATTTTCAGTCATATACAATTCCATATCCAATACtaacattttatgttacatatcTCTGTTTTACAGGAGTTCTCATGTCATCGGGAGAACTGTGGAAAGAGCATCGCAGGTTTTCCCTCACTGTTCTCAGAGGATTTGGCGTCGGTAAAAGAAGCTTCGAAGATCAGATTACTACAGAATGTGGGTACTTGATGAACGAAATTGAATCCGGGCAAGGTCAACCATTTGAGCCAACTCTTCTCTTTTGTAATGCTGTGTCTAACGTCATCTGCTCTGTTGTATTTGGGAAACGGTTTGAATACGCTGATCCAGAATTTAAACTTTTGCTACATTGGATAGAAGGACTTCAAGACCAAGATAATCTTGCTAGTGTCCTATTCCTACTGTCGCCAACATTAGCTTCATATCTGTTTCGAATTCCATTTTTCCCAAAAGGCCCCATGGCCCCCTTCCTGAATATTCGTCGCAAAGTTCAAAGTATAGTGGATGAGCACCGAAGTACCTTTGATAAAGACAACATGCGAGACTACATCGACGTGTATTTGAGCGAAATGCAGAGGAAAAATGAACAAGGGGTTGAAACGTATCTCAGCGACGTGGAACTTCGTGCAGTCGTTCAGGATTTCTTTTTTGCTGGTACCGAAACAACATCAACGACCTTACGTTGGGCTTTTCTCTACATGATGAAATTTCCCGACGTTCAGAAACGGGTATATGAAGAAATCGACTCAGTAGTAGGACGAAATCGTCTACCAAGACTTTCTGATAAGCCTGACCTGCCTTACACACAAGCTGTTATTCATGAGATCCAGCGTTATGCAAACATCGTCGCCATTCTTCCTCCTCGCTATGCCAAACACGATACAGAGTTTCTTGAGTTTACCATCCCCAAAGGCTGTATGATGCAAACCAATCTGCCTAGCGCTAGTCGTGATGAGTCAGTTTGGGAAGAACCAGATGCGTTCAAACCAGAGCGATTCTTGGACGATAAAGGACAGGTCATGGAACCTTCACACCATATAGTATTCGGTGCAGGTATGTATAGGGGGATCGGGAGGCACTTAATACAAATTACCATAcggcgcacaccgacaccgcctggctaataattatttggtgcagcagagacactaaaatgaatacacgggaccgatacacgtgaattgctatgcacgattttgatatcagacgaaaatcttcgtataccgggttagaaaatgatgaatatctcccgtaaatgattttttctcaagaaaccagatgtggtctcatacacttgaaaatacgtgttgaacagatatgatagtcgctagaatgcgctttggaaattggccgtgcgctttgaactcttTTTTGTAGGCCGCCAACTTAAGCTGAATAACCTCTTACTAATGCATTGTCAGTCTTATGTTTGGCTGTTTGGCAGAAAAATGTTAAATACATATATATGCCCAATCCCAACGTCCAGTTTGCATGGAACACAGACCCACGGGTCCTATCGAATAGTTGATGAAATAGcgggtttttttaaaatatataattaagtAGTCTCAATTGTTCATTACAGGTAAACGTGCATGTCTCGGAAAACAGTTAGCCCGTATGGAACTCTACATCTTTTACACCCACCTAATGCATCGATTTAGCTTCAAGAAGGTTACAGATGCAGAGAGTTTGAATACTCAGCCTAAACCAGGAGGAGTGTTAGCACCATATCCATACAACGTTTGCGCCATTGTACGTTAGCATATTATCACACTACACTATTGTATAACAAGATGTAGATCACATAAAACTGTAACTCTTTATTTGGTTTTCCAAATGTAAAGTTTGGGGTTCCGCAGAAATCAAGACTGGtcccctcccagcaaacacaaaacgttttcgacatcattcgcaaaaggttataaaaggttgtcagaaaatgtttaaatgtcggtttatataaagggtat includes:
- the LOC140163565 gene encoding cytochrome P450 2J6-like, whose translation is MAVSQALSYLTVFFDIRAVLVGLIVFLVVSWMVHGYHNRVKNLPPGPRCWPLVGCLPHLIYMKVKNKSNTHEMIETLYKQYGPVCYLSLPFGTKIVMVSGYKAVNESLTCPGLGEDRPPFPQDANPDNLANGFGVLMSSGELWKEHRRFSLTVLRGFGVGKRSFEDQITTECGYLMNEIESGQGQPFEPTLLFCNAVSNVICSVVFGKRFEYADPEFKLLLHWIEGLQDQDNLASVLFLLSPTLASYLFRIPFFPKGPMAPFLNIRRKVQSIVDEHRSTFDKDNMRDYIDVYLSEMQRKNEQGVETYLSDVELRAVVQDFFFAGTETTSTTLRWAFLYMMKFPDVQKRVYEEIDSVVGRNRLPRLSDKPDLPYTQAVIHEIQRYANIVAILPPRYAKHDTEFLEFTIPKGCMMQTNLPSASRDESVWEEPDAFKPERFLDDKGQVMEPSHHIVFGAGKRACLGKQLARMELYIFYTHLMHRFSFKKVTDAESLNTQPKPGGVLAPYPYNVCAIVQTETLLAKLLSRTPTPPTAAPMLFLHAELVISWNPSMGFSMIMSLGDLSSLTEHFLDDSGLVRQHPNSFLPFSAGRRSCLGESLAKAELFLIFTWFLQNYEISKVPGDKRKSLLERMKSGPSAFRKLDSYEVIMKRRVN